In Brassica napus cultivar Da-Ae chromosome A3, Da-Ae, whole genome shotgun sequence, the sequence TTGTCTGATAGGCTCCCTTTTTTTTCAATCCTATACTTTTTAGTTCTTATATATTTTCACCCCggataattttttgtttaaacctCAAACTTTTAATTTATCACATTTCATCCCAGACCTTTTTAAATTACACTCTTAAATCCACGgcgttttgattttttttaggatTTGGTCTCGAATTGAAATTCCGGTCCTTTCAAACCGGACGTTTTACTAACCTATGATTTTATGGTTTACAGAAAACCGGCATGGTTAACTGATCTGTGtctctctttttcctttgtttGCAGTCAGTGAAGAAGAAGCGAAGCAATGGAACCAATGACGCCAATCTCGTGCCCTACGACTCCTCGCTGGAACCAAGACAGGCCCTTCCTCACTGGCCGCTTCCACCAGGTTGCTCCTTCTTTAGATCTTGTTTTTGGATTTGTTCTCTcgaatcaaatttgaattttcgactttttttttttgggttggtaacttataaagaaaaaaagttgtTAGCTTTGACAAATGggcttattattatttttaatctcAGGAAACGAGGGCAAGCTCTAGATTTGATGATTCAAAGCGGTTTACTCCAGAATCGTCTAGGTATTTCTAAATCTCTATGCTCAAAGTTAATTACTTTAGACTAATctttatgtttgtgttttgtctaATTTCCATTTTGGTTTCAGCAATTCTGGAGTAGAGCAGGCAATAGGCTGCTATGACACACCGGTTCAGGTTTGTGTTTGtgtcctttttctcttcttctcttggctTCCATTTATTTTGAAGTGTTTAGTTTTTACAAGTTGGCGTAACTGTAGATATAATGGCTTCTGGTCTGAGGCAAATAGAATATAGAGTTTCCTAGGCTATGGACTTGGTGGCATctcttatgttttatttttattccagtaactttatttttaacCTTTTGGTGTGCAGGAACTTATTGTCATTGATGATCTCTTGTCTGCGATGGTTGGAATTGAAGGGAgatatatatcaattaaaagAGTACACGGGAAGGAGGAGAGTATAGCTTTCCAAGTTGATCCATCTATGGATTTGGCGTTACAGGCAAGTAGTACACTAGTACTCAACACAATAAATtttagttcttattccgaacaTTTTTAAGCACGATGATCTACTGAATGCCTATGAAACCATGTTACTTAGAGACGCTATAAGAAATTAACATTGTAAGTATATTCAAATTTTGCAGGAATTGGCGAAAAGAATATTCCCTTTATGTGAATGTTTCCTGTTGATCGACCAATTTGTGGAGTCGAGCTCGCAGTTCAAGAACGGGCTAGTTAACCATGCATTTGCAGCTGCACTCAGGGCGCTCCTTCTTGTATGTGATATAGGTTGCTACCTTTGTGGTAACTGTGATGCATTGTTTattgaattgtttttctttCCCGTACTGTTTCTTCACTTGCGGGATTCTGCGAACTGGATATAGATTTCATAAAATGATAGTAATCTCCTGAATTGGTGTCTTTATCACATTTCtgagtgtttatatatatgcatacgTATGAATATCTAAAATGACATGAATAACTCTTGCTACCTTCCTTcttccaagtttttttttttgccgtttTTGTAAATTCTCTCAGTATTGTCCAGTTGAGTAAATTCATAGTCTGATTCATTTCACATGTTGAGTTATGAGtcttttttggttcaaattgTTTTGTGTCTAACCAGTATCTATTGCATTGTTCGGATTGAAAGCTATCATTTCTTGTTAGCGTTGAGGCAATTTGACAACATTCTTTGCCAATGCTGAAAGTATTTAACCATCCGTTCTTTTACTAGGATTATCAAGCCATGGTGGCACAACTGGAACATCAGTTTCGACTTGGAAGACTTTCTCTCCAAGGATTATGGTTTTACTGTCAGGTctgttttgattgattgattgtttgtttgttttatataatccAAGATGCAAATTCTGTAAAATGTATGATGATTGATTGTTTTTGTATCTCTCAGCCCATGATGGGATCCATGCGCGCATTGGCTGCAGTAATTCATCAGGCGTCGGCAAAGCATTTTGTGGGTTCTGCTGTGCTTAATCTCTTGCAGAGTCAGGTAGATTCTTGCTTTGGTTATAAAATAACCCTATATGTCCTAACCTCGAAGACTGTTATGCCTAGGCTAAAGCGATGGCTGGTGATAACTCAGTGAGGTCATTGTTAGAGAAAATGACGGAGTGTGCAAGCAATGCATACCTGAGCATATTGGAAAGGTTGATTTCCCATGCCTCTTTCTTTCTCTAATCTCATCCGTCGACTGACTTGTATTGCTGTTCAATTTAGGTGGGTCTATGAAGGGATCATTGATGATCCGTATGGGGAATTTTTCATTGCTGAGAACAGATCTCTTAAAaaggtactttgatttttttttgctcagCTCGCCTGCACAATTATCAATTGTTTGATCTTACAATTTCAAGTTTTGTTGTGTGTGCAGGAGAGCCTTAGTCAGGACTCTACGGCTAAATATTGGAGCCAAAGATACAGCCTCAAGGAGACTATTCCTGGCTTCCTTGCAAACATTGCTGCAACAATATTGACGACAGGGAAATATCTAAACGTTATGAGAGAATGTGGGCACAATGTTCAGGTATGAGTAGACAATTTTTTCCTGTAATTAGTACACTTAACAGTGTTTATGATATTGGACATGACATTGGCTGATATTTTTCACAGGTTCCCATCTCAGAGAGATCTAAGTTGACAATATTTGGTTCTAATCATCACTATCTTGAATGCATAAAGGCTGCTCACGAATTTGCCAGTAAAGAGCTTGTTAGTCTCATCAAGGATAAGGTAACTAATTGTGTTATGATGACTGCTTCTTTTGATGTCATTCCGCGTAAATACACCTCTCTGACCATCAGTATATGATCCAGTATGACCTCATTGGAAGGCTTCGATCTATAAAGCACTATCTTCTTCTCGACCAGGTATACTGTTTCTACTTATGGATCTTAAGAATTATTATACTTTTCTAGGCACAAATTTATCTATGTGATTGATAATTTATCATCtgtttaatttctaattattttttggtaTAACGATGTAATGAACTACAGGGTGATTTCTTGGTTCATTTTATGGACATCGCTCGAGATGAGCTCAACAAAAAAGTGCATGAAATATCTGTTGAAAAGTTGCAGGTACTTTTGTCCGCATGGTCAAATTGTTTAATTGTTTGGTTCTATACTTACTTTCTGGATTCtgaatatatgtttattatttagtCTTTGCTAGATCTTGCTCTACGTACTACAGCGGCTGCAGCAGATCCTCGCCACGAGGATTTGACTTGTTGTGTGGTGAGCAGTCAATTTGTCTTTTCCTCCTGGATGTGATCAATTAACTAAGTTTGTACACAAGTTGTTCTCATTTTTTGCATTCATATCTTAGGATCGAGCTTCATTGCTTACGACTTTGGGAATGCACAAGGACCTTGATAGCAATAGTATAGAGGACCCTGTGAGCATCACTGGCCTAGAGACATTTTCCTTGAGCTACAAGGTGTGCTCTTCTCTTCCCTTGTCTGCAGCTTCCTGTTTGTATCCGGTTAACTATCAATGATGTTGGATATGTTGATCGTGGCTTTGTGTTTCAGGTTCAGTGGCCACTATCTATTGTCATATCAAAGAAAGCTCTGTCAAAGTACCAGTTGATTTTCCGCTCTCTTTTTCATTGCAAACATGTGGAGCGCCAGCTTTGTGGTGCTTGGCAGATACATCAAGTATGAACTTATATTATATTGGTAGCTTGGATTTTTTGTTTCTAGGGAAACCTTTTTAATCTATTTGCTTCTCTAACAAACGGATATGTACTTCTACAGGGGATCCGGTCTATGAACTCTAACGGTACAGCAATTCGTAGATCATCACTTCTCTGTCGTAGCATGCTTAAATTCATCAGTAGCCTTCTACATTATCTTACTTTCGAGGCAAGTCGTgaactttctttttcttgtgtTTGTTTTAATTAGTTATGACATGATTTGATTGTTTCATTTAGCGCATTTTATGGCTCTCCAATTTTTTCCAATGTTGCATTTGCATGCATTTATGTGGAATAAATTTTCAGGTTCTCGAACCAAATTGGCATGTGATGCATGATAGACTACAATCGACAAAGAGCGTAGATGAGGTAAGTGTAGGAGGAGTCTGCTTTGTCATAATTGTATGAGAAAACATGCTTTATTGAAATAGTGTGCCCTCATCTTACAGGTGATACAGCATCACGACTTCTTTCTTGATAAATGTCTGAGAGGATGCTTGCTTCTTTTACCTGATGTCCTCAAGGTTCGTTGCTGTTCCAGTCAATTTATCTTTTCTCAGGATCAATCTAATGATATACTTCTCTATATAGTAGAAAATTTTGGATGCAGTAGTAACAGTGTGATGTTTTTCGATATCGACAGAAAATGGAGAAGTTGAAATCGGTGTGCCTGCAATATGCTGCTGCTACACAGTGGCTGATATCATCGTCCATCGACATCAATAGCCAGTCTCATTCCCAGAAGACAATGATAAGAGACGCAACCGTCACAGAGTCCATATTGTAAGTAGTAACCAGGAactgtttctttattttcttggtGAATCTTTACCCTTTTATCAACCTCTCCACAAAAGCTGTTTCCATCAATTACTTTCGAACTTCATAATACGGTTTGTTCTAATATACTGGTTTCGCATTTTTACCAGCAATTTCGAAAGGGAATTCAACTCGGAGTTGCAGAGCTTAGGACCAGTCTTGAGCAAAGGCTCTCAGGCTGAGCCATACTTGACTCATCTCTCCCAGTGGATCCTTGGTGTTTCGAAAGAATGAGACTCTTACTAAAAAAGCTCAGACAATTCAAAATTCTAAATGTTCTGTGACTTCTGTCAAATGATATTCAGGTTGAAAGTGTTGAAATGTGAGTGTGTTTAGCCTTTTGATGTGACTTTGTTTTTGTGAATTTACacggttaaaaaaaaacaacaaatttcTCAGTCTCTCTTAAAGCCCTGCATTCAAGTACTTTCTCTGAGAAGTTATCTGTGAATTTTCTAATTTGCAACTCAAAAAGTAATTTTAGTCGAGCTTCTTTACCACAAATCCAGATGCATCTGTTTTGCTGGTTAATATACAATAAACAGAATCCATTTAAGAAATCCAAAACGAGAAGTGAAAACACTCTGGACAAAAGTACATAaaagtttcagaaaaaaaaaaagattttgccTCAGCAGTTGATGCCACACATGGAAGTGTCAGGTCCTTTGGTCTTCATCACAAAAGGATCAATTCTCACCCAAAGCAAAGAGAAGATAGACGCCAACAAAATCGACCAAATCACCACAATAGTTGGTGTTCTGTTCTGTCTTCCCATCAGACCTTTGAGGAACGGGTAGAGATGAACAATCACccaaaaggagaagaagagtttACCAAACAGAGGTCCCCAAGACTGATACCCATTGTTGATGGCATCCGAGATGCCTGCAACGACGCCAACAATGTTTATGATGAGGACTGTTGTTGGAGGGATAAGCAGAGTTGTCCATTTGAACGCGTAAAGTTCTCCAAAGTCATCATCATCTGTTGCCTTTGATGTGACTGTGAAGTTTGTGTCAATGCCTGCTAAGATTTTGAGGAGACCTTGGACAACCGCAAAGAGATGAGCTGAGATTCCTCCAATGACCCAGAACTGCTCGTTTCTCCACCATTCCTCAATGCTCACTCCGCTCCATCTCAGTTCCAAGATTCCCGTTGCAATGATAGACCCGAACAATGCGATGAAGAAGAGACTAGCAAATGTGCTTAtctgaaggaaaaaaaagattgtTAGCAAAGTTAATGCAGATTTGTAAACTGATTTTGTTAAAAGAGTTACTAACCGGTGGCATGATGAATTTGTCGGTAAGGAGACAGATGGCTGGAAGAATACAGTAGGCAAGGAGTGGAATAGATGTGAACGGATAGATTGTTGTATTGGCGTAGGCGAAACGCTCAAGCCATTTGAGTTTGCCACCTTTGTAGCCATACCAGAGAGGGCTGTGCCGGCTGAAAAAGATTTCAACAGACCCGAGGGCCCAACGCAAAACCTGGTTTAACCTGTCTGATAGATTGATTGGAGCTGAACCTTTGAATGCAGCTCTCTTTGGCATGCAGTAAATAGATCTCCAGCCACGGCAATGCATCTTGAAACCCGTCAAAATATCCTCAGTGATAGAGCCATAGATCCAACCCAGCTGCATTTAAGAGATACACAAAAGTTTGTTAACAATGGCCAGCTTCGAAATCATAAATGAGAAGGTGACACCTAACGGTTCAGTGTTATTACCTCAGTTCCCCACTCAGTCTTGTCTTCATAACCGCAGCTTATGACGTGGATTGCCTCCTTAAGGAGCACTGCAGGACTTGATGACGGAGGAACACCACCGTCTTCCATCAAAGTTGAGGTTACAAAGATAGATGATTGCCCAAACTTTTTCTCAAAGTTCATCTCAGACATCAGATGCTCCTTGTCACCTTCAGCTCCTGCTAAGCAAACACTATCAGATCTGCAGCATTCCCATAGTATACTAAACCTACTTTAAGATTTGGAGCCATATTCTAAGTTTATGTTGGGATAGTTTACCTCCAAGGGATGCTATGTCGCCATTCGACTCATGCTTGGACTTTCTCCGGCGCCCAAAACAAGGACAACAACCACAGCTTATCATCTTGGGACGTTTAGGACCCTTTGGTGGTTCATAACCATACAGAGCTTGTCGTTTGAAAACACACCCAGTACCGACGTAAACTGGACCTTGGATTCCATCTAGACCTTTCATATTGATCTGTAACAAACACAGGAGTGTAAGAAAGATGATGCATTTATGTCATAGATCAGAAGTTGAAGAAAATGTAGATTGCGTCTTTACATCAAAGAAGACTGTGTTTCTGTTGGCGTAACGATCGTGCCTGTCAATACCATCGAACCTCTGAGGGAATTGAACATAGCAGACCTTCTTTCCAATCTGAGGATCCATCAAAAAGCACATTGCTTCCCTCACGGCCTTGCTGTTGTTAACATAGTGATCACAGTCCAAGTTCAGCATGAATGGAGCATTTGTGAGTACACCTGCTACTCTAACCAGAGCGTTCATGGCACCAGCTTTCTTGTGGTGCTGAAAACCAGGCCGCTTCTCACGTGACACGTACACAAGCCGTGGGAGCTCGTTTCCTTCCACATCAAATCCTCCGTTGCTGCCGAGGAAGACTTGGATCATACCTGGATGGTCCTTCGTGTTATTCCCTGGCCATGGCGTTCCGTCCGGCATGATCCAACCTTCTATAGGAGCCTTTGAGGCTTTCGCCACGAGAGCATTGATCCTCACCTTGAACTCCTCATACTCTCTCTGCCAAAAAATCAATTTACCGATTGGAAAATTTAGATTATAGTGAAGGCCTGAGTGATGATATAACTTGATCTCAAGTGAATAGACACTGACCTTCATGGCTCGGCGTTCCTTAACGAATGTTGGCTGGACTTTATCCTTAAGATAATCAATCTTCAACGTGAAGTACATCTCCGGTGCCCTTGGCTCTATGGAAAATTTCTTACAGAAGGGAACCCATTTTCTTGCAAACTCAGCAGTTTCTGCTAGAGAGTCGAATGTGAGCATGGAAGCACCATCGTCAGATACGTAGCAAGAGATTTTCTCAACTGGGTAGTCCATGGCCAAGATTGACAGCACGGTGTTGGATGTGACGAGGGGAGGCTCCTTCATCGGGTCCACCGTACTAACAAAGACATCCACAGGGGCAAGCATGTTTGGTTCACCTTCTCTCTCGTATCtgtataaacaaaaattatattaaaactcCAACTTCATAGATTTTATGGCGCTTCCATTTGTAATGTGTAGACTTTACCTGAGGGAGAGACGGTCTAGATAGGTCTCACGATCAATGGGGAACCACTTGGGAAACTGATCAAGAATCCAAGAGACAGCGAACCAGATTTCACAGATCACAGAGGTCAGCCATAACCCCAGAGCATCGTGCACGGGGTTCAAGAGCCTATACCGTAGGAAAACTGCTAGAATGACAAGCCTAGCGACGATGACCATCCGGTATGGATTGATCTTGCTTGAGGCAATGGGAACTTTCCGGGAGAGTGGCTGCCGCGCCTCGTCGATCCTGCATCCAATTCCAAAAAAAGCCAAAAGCTAATTGTAAGCATGAATACGAATCATTAAAAAAACTGATGTATTAGAGAAACGTTTGTGGAGGCATTACAGTCCCATCTCAGGATCATCATCTGGTTCTGGTCCTCCAAGATTTCCTTGCTGGAGCTTCCAGTCATCCATTCTTTCCCGCCATCCTCCCTCCTTCTTGTCATCCCATCTCTCGCTCCCtaccaaaataaaaagagaagtgTCGTCAGAAACCTCTACTTCATTTGATTTTCGCTTGTATcagtttcattttatataagcTAGAAAAAGTAGCTCGTTCTCAATCAAATAAGGCTCTCCTGATGAATTTCATATAACAATGTAAGAGCGTAAACTCCTTGTTTATAAAACTATGTACATATCTACTACTAAACTGTTCAATACCTAGCTGGCATGCCTCATAACTTTGTTTTTAAGCAAGTTACAGAGAACAATGAGTAGAGAGACTCACCagcttcagatgatgcatatggATGGACACGCTTATGAAGCCCATGTTCTCCATTCACATACCCTCCTCCAACTGGAAATTCTCCACTTACCTGCAGAGACCCAAAAGATTAACAAAAACTACACAAACTTGATCTCATATatgtataagaaaaaataatcctGTAAAGCATATATTATTGTACATGTCTACTATGGCCACCAGCTATAACAGGTGGGAATCTCCCGTTCTCATCATCCTCAGGGCCTCTTCCATAGCTCATCTTCCCATAAAGCATGGACTCAGCAGAATGCTTCTGCTTGTCTTGCCCATCATCGATGTTAAACTCGTCCTCAATATCATCAATATCCTCTTCATCCTCATCCCCTTCAACTCTCGGACTTCCTttagaaaccaaaaaaataaataaaaagattagcTTTTTTGTTTCGTTCAGGCATTTCGTCGAACAACATGAGAGCAGTTACCTCTGAGACGCTTGTAACGAGTCTTGCACTGAGGACAGTTCTGTGACCCTTCTCTTCTCTCGTACTCGTAGCAAGGCCTGCACGCTGGAAAACCACACTCATTGCAAGCTACGAACAGGTCTCCTTCAACTGTCAGACCAATCTGGTCTCCGCATATCTCACACACTTGTCCGTCTAGATTCTTTAGAGGCTTCGGctgtaataattaattaataaatagcacagaaaattaatttgtaagtttttttttgagaaaaaaactagaatagcaccaaaccaagtttttgttctcaaaatagcattcaaagctcaaaatcacaaaaataggtttcattaaagaggtaaatatacatttataattaatccaaaccttagggtttagagttaaagggtggggttttggaattaaggtttaaaattttataaaaaataaatactaaaataaaaaataaaaattttaaaaacagtttcaaaaagtattttttaactataaaaagaaaatttgagaaaaaaataaaaaaaaaatttgaaaaaaaaaattcaaaatttttttaaaaaatttcgaatctgaaaacatataatctgaatctataaaaaaaattcattttatttatttttatttatttatttaattttaaaccaagggtattagggatattttaccctttaatgaatgtcatttttgtgattaTATCTTTCTAATGCTATTTTTGagatataaacttcaaaatgtgctattattgacaattgcccttttgtttttttgagagttgcacaaaaaaaaagttttttttgagaaaaaaaataatttgtaagttttaatcaacaaaatcatttttattctataatttttaaaacgtATCTTAAACATGTTACAACTCTGGCTCTTtgtttctaaatatatttttgttgttacaaaataatcatataaattctaaataatcaATTAGATCGACTAATTAAATTCTCTTGGAAATCAAACTATATAGTTATcaaaattcaagaaaataataaaaataaataaatagtaaacAGTTAAATCCAACACTAttctacacttttttttttataagtaacACTATtctacctgttataatgattATGGACTTTAGCCTTGTGAATCTTCTAGTTACTTAAATGGAGTTAAgtattttgtattaatgttaGACAATTATCAGTTACCTCTTCGTGGTTGTGAATGACGACAAGCTCGTTACGGTTATGTGAACCGGCGACAAGACCGGCGCTGGCTTCCATAGCGGTGGCAGCGACGTTGACAGTGTGAGAGAGAACAAAACCGTAGCTATGACATTCTGTGTAAGAGGAAGGAGTTGGTTTTTATCAATGAAGATGATGCAAACTCTTTGTAAAGTTTCTCTCTCTGTATGGTACGTAGTTTGTTGTAGAGTCTCCATTGCCTTCAAGCTAagctttcatttttatattaattttatataatatagttttcaTGCAACAAACTCACTAGCATTTTTCAGCTGATATGTCTTCCTTTCATCGTTGCGGTTTACTTAAGCTTCATGACTCTCTCATTCATTCTACTGTCCTAATCTCTTACCCACTTTCTTCTCATTCCTTCTGTTGACTAAATCTGTACACTGAtgaataatagtttttaattaaaattagttgGAAGATTTGGTGAGTGTAGAATGCAAGCCAAGTTACGTTCCCTGTCTCCTAGTCACGAATAATATCTAATCTATTTTTAGTCCAACATAAACTTGGCCTCTCTACTTGGTTCTACTGTAAACAACAAGTAATCATCCAAAAAAGGCAATGATCAAATTCGAGCGTAAACCAAAAATATTCTATGGATTGgtcaaaatcataaaaatgcTTGCATGAAGCCCAAGTTTAGCCCGTAaaatttcaaatctaaacccagATTTGGGTCCACTGACCGCCTAATTGTAAATATCGACTTATTTTGTAAAGTTCCTTTGTTTCACACAAAAACCCCGATACATTTAAAAAGTGACAATAAAAGACCAAAAAGTTAGGGGAAAATCTCaaacttatataaatattaagggACTATAATTGATAGATTGAACTCAAGTaaataattaccaaaaaaagtAAATCTTTTTCACCAAACTGAAGATGAAAATAGcaaatctctattatagaggcatacatAGGAACTAACCGAAACGGTGACGTAACGGAGGTGAATCGCAAATACTACGACCGTGATGTCTGTCGTCTCTACCTCTCTGGTCTCTGCCCTCACGACCTCTTCCAATTGACTGTGAGTGTGCATATCTTCGATGCCAAGACCCTAAATAGAATCTTCTCACTGATATTTATTTATGCGAGTGTtgctaattttgttttttgatcttcttcttatgatttttACATACCAATTCTCTCCGCCAACATGGAAGTTTCTGCTGGCTAATCTAAAAGTTTACCTAGCCTAATAACTGATCATTATGATCTATGTATGTACGAAGCTGAGCTTAGGAAACATTTGTGATTCGCAATGTCAGAAACAGCCAGTATGTAATTATATACCTACATAAAGAACGTCTTACCTTTCAATGTTGGAAACAGCAAACGTAGagttacaaaatttatatgttatttcaGGCGAACAAGGAATGGTTGACGAGGCGCAAAAAGTACTAGAAGAGGCTGAAGCTCTCAAGAaggtttgtattttttttgtaatacttTTCTGTTTGGCATTTATCTCCGAGTTACTTCACACCTCATAGAATGTGGAGATGTATTTGAATTCTATTGAGTATTGACACAGAGATCTCTCTGTTGTATAGTTTTGGGTAAATTGTTTGAAGAGTTGGGCATGCTTATTGTTTCTCCATATTTCACATTTTTTCAGCTTACTCCTAGACAAGAACCTGCAGTGGATCCGACCAAGTACACTGCTGCTGATGTGCGCATTGTTAGTTGAAACTGCAGTCCCTATTTCTTTTGTAGGTTTTGTTAGTTGGTAGCCTCACTATCTGTTCCTTTGTCATCGCAGACAGACCAGAAGCTGCGTCTGTGTGACATATGCGGAGCATTCTTGAGCATCTATGACAGGTTAAGTTTCTTTACTATAAAACAGATCAAAGGAGAGGAGCAGAGAGCGAGAATCAAGTAAAGAGAGTGACAGAGGAGATAGCCGTGACCGTGGTAGAGATATTGACCGTAGAAGTAGAGATCGTGACAGGCATCATGACCACCGTGAACATGACAGACACTATAACCAGTCACGTGGCTATGACTCACGAAGCCGGCGTAGTTCGCGTTCCCTGTCTAGGGAAagaccaagagattatgatcgCCGCAGGTAACTTAAGAAAACAGTCGCATCATATTATTTACTGCATTTTCTAATTGCATTTAAactatatgttttaattatgtTACAGACGCCATGACCGCTACTAAGATGCTGCAAGAAATGGTTGCAGCACGAGGTCGTTACAGATGCGTTTAGGATCACTCTGGAGTTGCAAACACTCGTTTTTTCTTGTGTTAAAGATCTTTGAGATTGTAAGTTGCTAAGTTTGTAAGAAGAGTTTCTtcggatatttttgtataacttttttttatatgttgagTATAATATTGTCGTGACGGAATAGGACGGCATATAAGTCCAGAGTCACTCCAATGGAAAGTTGTTTGATCACGATTATTTACTGGATTGGCATCAGGATGAAACAGTTACAAGAAACTTGAATCATTCTTGTCGAAGCTGTCTGGTGTGGTTGTCTTAGGATCTTTTTAGACCTTAAACAAGCATTTTTTACCCCTTGAACagcatttttttttgctgaagcTGTCCTTTAAGTACTATAGGTTCAGTATCTCGGGTCCACCTTTTATCATCTTAATATTCAGATCataaaataatgttttccaacGCTCCAAATCACAATGTCGATATCGTGACCTTTGTTCAGTTTCTTCAGCGCGTTCTCAACAGCAAAGCCACTTTACCAAGTGAAAGCTCCT encodes:
- the LOC125595081 gene encoding gamma-tubulin complex component 2-like, giving the protein MEPMTPISCPTTPRWNQDRPFLTGRFHQETRASSRFDDSKRFTPESSSNSGVEQAIGCYDTPVQELIVIDDLLSAMVGIEGRYISIKRVHGKEESIAFQVDPSMDLALQELAKRIFPLCECFLLIDQFVESSSQFKNGLVNHAFAAALRALLLDYQAMVAQLEHQFRLGRLSLQGLWFYCQPMMGSMRALAAVIHQASAKHFVGSAVLNLLQSQAKAMAGDNSVRSLLEKMTECASNAYLSILERWVYEGIIDDPYGEFFIAENRSLKKESLSQDSTAKYWSQRYSLKETIPGFLANIAATILTTGKYLNVMRECGHNVQVPISERSKLTIFGSNHHYLECIKAAHEFASKELVSLIKDKYDLIGRLRSIKHYLLLDQGDFLVHFMDIARDELNKKVHEISVEKLQSLLDLALRTTAAAADPRHEDLTCCVDRASLLTTLGMHKDLDSNSIEDPVSITGLETFSLSYKVQWPLSIVISKKALSKYQLIFRSLFHCKHVERQLCGAWQIHQGIRSMNSNGTAIRRSSLLCRSMLKFISSLLHYLTFEVLEPNWHVMHDRLQSTKSVDEVIQHHDFFLDKCLRGCLLLLPDVLKKMEKLKSVCLQYAAATQWLISSSIDINSQSHSQKTMIRDATVTESIFNFEREFNSELQSLGPVLSKGSQAEPYLTHLSQWILGVSKE